The following are encoded in a window of Paenibacillus polymyxa genomic DNA:
- a CDS encoding sensor histidine kinase, with the protein MLTTTLHQDWRHMTTSPTGFYNSIQEATAHVIDVLSDILHVNTIFIAANDGATNVIVDSFNREEVLVRNGEELPFELSYCSLVLNHSADYLTISETSTHPQTRDLDATKTLGNHSFTGIPIRMKNGQAYGTICILDAPSVHLTESELKALQAMAVFLGYVVELEKGKIDAEISSMSKLDLISSLSNKIRFSLTEIWGATDLMLTTELTEEQQQYMSIMESSSRSLMTLLSNILDYSHMESRQIDDIEDPFDLRTMMENVLSLYAEVAAQRNLELKLDWNLTSSPIFIGDEAKIRRMLINLVDNAVKFTSTGAVILSATAQSVTDAPEVELELKVKDTGIGISPNKMKLWLEHDHGNSPSYGNPGLGWQITKHLLKRMNGKMTGISEPGSGTEITLQFTLKTYQESA; encoded by the coding sequence TTGTTAACCACCACTTTGCATCAAGATTGGAGACATATGACTACTTCACCTACAGGTTTTTATAATAGTATTCAAGAGGCTACAGCGCATGTCATTGATGTGTTGAGTGATATTTTACATGTTAATACCATTTTTATTGCCGCTAATGATGGGGCTACAAATGTAATTGTAGATTCATTTAACCGGGAAGAGGTGCTGGTTCGTAATGGAGAGGAGCTTCCTTTTGAGCTTAGCTATTGCAGTCTGGTGCTGAACCATTCTGCGGATTACCTCACCATTTCGGAAACGTCTACTCATCCACAAACACGTGATTTAGATGCGACTAAAACCCTTGGAAACCACTCATTTACAGGAATCCCTATTCGCATGAAAAATGGTCAGGCTTACGGAACCATTTGTATCTTGGACGCGCCATCTGTACATTTGACAGAATCAGAACTGAAGGCACTACAGGCTATGGCCGTATTTCTGGGGTATGTAGTTGAGCTGGAGAAAGGCAAGATCGATGCTGAAATCTCTTCCATGAGCAAGCTGGATTTGATATCTTCCCTGAGTAATAAAATTCGGTTTTCGCTGACCGAAATATGGGGAGCCACCGATCTCATGCTGACGACGGAGTTAACCGAGGAACAACAGCAATATATGAGCATCATGGAGTCGAGCAGTCGCTCGCTCATGACGTTATTGAGTAATATTTTGGATTACAGCCATATGGAATCCAGGCAGATTGATGATATTGAAGATCCATTTGATCTGAGAACGATGATGGAAAATGTGTTGAGCCTGTATGCAGAAGTAGCCGCGCAGCGGAATCTAGAGTTGAAGCTCGACTGGAATCTCACCAGCTCGCCTATTTTTATCGGGGATGAAGCTAAAATTCGCCGTATGCTGATTAATTTGGTAGATAATGCAGTAAAGTTTACAAGCACAGGAGCTGTCATCTTATCTGCAACCGCCCAATCCGTGACCGATGCACCTGAGGTTGAACTGGAATTAAAGGTGAAGGATACTGGGATCGGTATATCTCCTAACAAAATGAAATTGTGGCTTGAGCATGACCATGGGAACTCTCCCTCATATGGCAATCCAGGATTGGGTTGGCAGATTACCAAACATCTATTAAAACGAATGAATGGTAAAATGACTGGGATCAGTGAACCTGGTAGCGGGACAGAAATAACGCTCCAGTTCACTCTGAAAACATATCAGGAGTCAGCATGA
- a CDS encoding MarR family winged helix-turn-helix transcriptional regulator, with product MNFNFHNDSIRGVLRSFGHEDAEVDNIETFVTFARLANGIFREMDTDFSKLGASQGRIIVLSLLHCHSPHRMTPSELAEKADVTRGTMTGLIDGLERDGMIERVAHESDGRMVTVGLKEAGRELLSKIVPYYTKLIRSCMSEFTPQDHKMMKGLLGKMKGGFERSLPKC from the coding sequence ATGAACTTTAATTTTCATAATGACTCCATACGCGGGGTGCTGCGTAGCTTTGGACATGAAGATGCCGAAGTGGATAATATAGAGACTTTTGTGACATTTGCGCGCTTGGCTAATGGTATTTTCAGAGAAATGGATACGGATTTTAGCAAGTTGGGGGCTTCTCAGGGTCGGATTATTGTTCTTAGCCTGTTGCATTGCCATTCGCCGCATCGCATGACACCATCAGAGTTGGCGGAAAAAGCTGATGTGACGCGTGGAACCATGACGGGGCTGATCGACGGATTAGAGCGAGATGGCATGATTGAACGTGTGGCTCATGAGAGTGACGGACGGATGGTGACTGTCGGATTAAAAGAGGCAGGACGAGAGCTGTTAAGTAAGATAGTCCCTTATTATACGAAGTTGATTCGGTCGTGTATGTCTGAGTTTACGCCACAGGACCATAAGATGATGAAGGGTTTACTGGGAAAAATGAAGGGCGGTTTTGAGCGGTCCTTGCCGAAATGCTGA
- a CDS encoding DUF4280 domain-containing protein encodes MSESYVVDGAQIHCSYGSHTGRFSVSANRGISIGDKLQGNIQDFHPQTHIPSFGKCRSMHNPAVSSANKGNSGKIIPQPCKPSVSMPWLNGKKDVYVDQSPALMSCSTNLCMWCGKISFTTDGQE; translated from the coding sequence ATGAGTGAGAGCTATGTAGTGGATGGGGCACAGATACATTGTAGCTATGGAAGTCATACGGGAAGATTTAGTGTTTCAGCTAACAGGGGGATTAGTATTGGCGACAAACTGCAAGGGAATATTCAGGATTTTCACCCGCAGACGCATATCCCTTCTTTCGGAAAGTGCCGTAGTATGCATAATCCTGCAGTTTCTTCTGCTAACAAAGGCAATTCCGGAAAAATCATTCCGCAGCCCTGCAAACCGAGCGTTTCTATGCCTTGGTTGAATGGAAAAAAGGATGTATACGTAGATCAATCTCCGGCTCTTATGAGCTGCTCCACGAATTTATGCATGTGGTGCGGCAAAATTTCATTCACGACAGATGGGCAGGAATAG
- a CDS encoding pentapeptide repeat-containing protein — translation MFFYTDEVYEARDFGSMDAREGEWRNCEFTRCRFRGVEMNESLVEGCTFVDCDFTGAILNASHYKESAFTNCLFTSANLFVVRFDNCKLVGSDFAGANMDGITITGGDWSYTNLRHADLRKQDLRKIRFKEADLSECNLEKADLREADLTRVRLHKAHLQGTDLRGAKMDGVNFKDLDITGAKLDIEQAVAVARSYGAKVEG, via the coding sequence ATGTTCTTTTATACAGATGAGGTCTACGAAGCCCGTGATTTTGGCTCAATGGATGCCAGAGAAGGCGAGTGGAGAAATTGTGAGTTTACCCGGTGTCGCTTTCGGGGTGTGGAGATGAATGAGTCCCTCGTGGAAGGCTGTACTTTTGTGGACTGTGATTTTACCGGAGCCATCCTGAATGCATCTCACTACAAGGAGTCGGCTTTTACCAATTGTTTGTTCACCAGCGCCAATCTGTTTGTAGTTCGATTTGATAACTGCAAGCTGGTAGGTTCAGATTTTGCGGGGGCGAATATGGATGGTATCACAATTACGGGCGGAGACTGGTCTTATACGAATTTGCGTCATGCAGATTTAAGAAAACAAGATTTGCGAAAAATACGATTCAAGGAAGCCGACTTATCCGAATGCAATTTGGAAAAAGCAGATTTGCGGGAGGCGGATCTTACCCGGGTAAGACTGCACAAAGCCCATCTTCAAGGAACAGACCTGCGCGGTGCGAAGATGGATGGCGTGAATTTTAAAGATCTGGACATCACGGGAGCCAAGTTGGATATCGAGCAGGCAGTAGCGGTGGCCCGCTCCTATGGAGCCAAGGTGGAAGGCTAA
- a CDS encoding discoidin domain-containing protein, with product MKIIRNILVILFLIMLSACNASPKDPTSFSSKTVDVASEVLESSNKNDKTELVKKNSKKEWALTVEEGKEDPAEFLVQLEGSKVERFLSAEKLISLLQSKEDKEKYRDSYVNVGRIQEDGSQIAFVLDLFEEARLLIQIYDLDSGNKINEFKLPYNHPVISPDLTKYLYEDKDKAYIYDTLTNQSTAIQLDGSSIDVDDIHQGQFSPDSAQFCFTDSQQNIVVFDVADYRILKKIHIDSGMAIVNQWVQKDKIIYSLDSMSVTKTYLLNVSNGEERLLGKGMERPLMSRDGSKLWFEKLDSPSNYKLNINTGFGSKAAPITTIDGSMATPVQWFYTANDFSEYESEIKVHQIKASSTLSSEGSQSYDAKNLVDGNKATAWCEGVKGNGEGETIVLDLGSLHKVNGIQAINGYAKSEKSYRENNRVQKLKLQFSDGSSLVLNEFNARKNFKKPIYTSFIKLTILSVERGTKYQDTCISDLRLF from the coding sequence GTGAAGATAATCAGAAACATATTAGTCATTCTTTTTTTAATTATGTTGTCAGCATGTAATGCTTCTCCAAAAGACCCCACTTCCTTTTCTTCGAAAACGGTAGATGTGGCTTCAGAAGTGTTGGAATCGTCTAATAAAAATGATAAAACGGAGCTTGTTAAAAAGAATAGTAAAAAAGAATGGGCTTTAACCGTAGAAGAAGGCAAAGAAGATCCAGCAGAATTTTTAGTTCAGCTGGAAGGCTCAAAAGTTGAACGGTTCTTAAGTGCCGAGAAACTGATTAGTCTCCTACAGTCGAAGGAGGATAAGGAAAAATATCGAGATTCCTATGTGAATGTAGGGAGAATCCAAGAAGATGGGAGTCAAATCGCATTCGTATTAGATTTATTTGAAGAAGCGAGACTATTAATACAGATCTATGATTTAGATTCGGGTAACAAAATAAATGAATTTAAGTTGCCTTACAACCATCCAGTAATTTCGCCTGATTTAACCAAATATTTATATGAGGATAAAGATAAAGCGTATATATATGACACGTTAACTAATCAATCAACAGCTATTCAATTAGATGGAAGTTCTATAGATGTAGACGATATTCATCAAGGACAATTTTCACCAGACAGTGCCCAGTTTTGTTTTACTGACAGCCAGCAGAACATTGTTGTATTTGATGTAGCAGATTATAGAATCCTTAAGAAAATCCATATAGATTCTGGTATGGCGATAGTTAACCAATGGGTTCAGAAAGATAAAATAATCTATTCCCTTGATTCTATGTCAGTAACTAAAACGTACCTGTTAAATGTAAGTAATGGAGAGGAGCGCCTTTTAGGCAAAGGGATGGAGCGACCTTTAATGTCTCGTGATGGGTCAAAGTTATGGTTTGAAAAGTTAGACTCACCGTCCAATTATAAACTGAATATAAATACAGGCTTCGGAAGTAAAGCTGCACCCATCACTACAATTGATGGCAGTATGGCAACACCTGTGCAGTGGTTTTATACCGCTAATGACTTTTCTGAATATGAAAGTGAAATAAAAGTGCATCAAATCAAGGCTTCATCCACTCTATCAAGTGAAGGTAGCCAGTCTTATGATGCCAAAAATCTGGTGGATGGGAATAAAGCTACTGCATGGTGTGAAGGAGTGAAGGGCAACGGGGAAGGAGAAACAATAGTATTAGATCTTGGCTCTTTACACAAGGTAAATGGCATCCAAGCTATTAATGGATATGCTAAGTCTGAAAAAAGTTATCGGGAAAACAATCGAGTTCAGAAACTAAAGTTGCAATTCTCAGACGGCTCCTCTCTGGTATTGAATGAATTTAACGCACGCAAAAATTTTAAAAAGCCCATATATACCTCATTTATTAAACTTACTATTTTATCGGTTGAACGTGGAACGAAATATCAGGATACATGTATATCTGATCTAAGACTTTTCTAG
- a CDS encoding nucleoside hydrolase, whose translation MSQTNVYFNHDGGVDDLVSLFMLLQMEQVHLTGVSVIPADGYLEPATDASRKIIDRFGQNKGPVEVAKSNSRGKNPFPAAWRLHSFYVDALPVLNESGRMEAPLSSLPAHQHLIEKVRGAEGKTLLLFTGPLTDLARALDEAPDIEAKIEKLVWMGGTFEKGNVEEPEHDGTAEWNVFWDPEAAYRVWQSGITIDLVALESTSKVPLTPAVRNRWAAERRYEGVDFLGNCYAGCPPLVYSETNSTYYLWDVLTTASVGRPDIVKKKTVHCSVIAEGPSQGRTVEQAEGRPVNLVYDTDPEAFFTYMADLAKLAAPKRY comes from the coding sequence ATGAGTCAGACAAACGTTTATTTTAATCATGATGGTGGAGTGGATGATCTAGTATCCCTGTTTATGTTGCTTCAGATGGAGCAGGTTCATTTGACCGGAGTATCGGTGATTCCAGCAGATGGTTACCTGGAGCCTGCAACGGATGCCAGCCGTAAAATTATTGATCGTTTTGGACAAAATAAAGGGCCTGTGGAAGTCGCAAAGTCTAATTCACGCGGTAAAAATCCGTTTCCTGCTGCTTGGCGTTTACATTCCTTCTATGTAGATGCATTACCGGTACTGAATGAATCGGGGCGCATGGAAGCACCGCTTTCATCCCTGCCAGCTCATCAGCATCTGATCGAAAAGGTACGCGGAGCTGAAGGTAAGACGCTGTTGCTATTCACTGGACCGCTAACCGATCTGGCGCGAGCGCTGGATGAAGCACCGGATATTGAAGCAAAGATTGAAAAGCTGGTATGGATGGGCGGCACCTTTGAAAAAGGGAATGTGGAGGAGCCGGAGCATGACGGCACAGCAGAGTGGAATGTGTTCTGGGACCCAGAAGCAGCATATCGGGTGTGGCAAAGCGGTATCACGATTGATCTGGTAGCGCTGGAAAGCACAAGCAAAGTGCCATTAACTCCAGCAGTACGCAATCGTTGGGCTGCCGAGCGCCGATATGAAGGCGTGGATTTCTTGGGTAATTGCTATGCAGGATGTCCGCCGCTCGTCTATAGCGAAACGAACTCAACCTACTACTTGTGGGATGTACTGACCACTGCATCCGTAGGACGCCCGGACATTGTCAAGAAAAAGACGGTGCATTGCAGCGTTATCGCAGAAGGCCCGAGTCAGGGCAGAACGGTGGAACAGGCAGAGGGACGCCCTGTGAACCTGGTATACGATACAGATCCAGAAGCCTTTTTTACGTATATGGCGGATTTGGCCAAGCTGGCTGCTCCCAAACGTTACTAA
- a CDS encoding helicase C-terminal domain-containing protein: MTGTGDRMKEPIHISVRPLVEYVHRSGSIHSGFRSNSSMLEGTRVHQVIQKGYKEHDRKEVHLRTEIPYKDELFIIEGRCDGLIELDGVWTVDEIKSISLPLEDIQGDGQPVHWAQAFLYAYMIAREEQHHSMQVQLTYVQAHSEDIRRFRRELSFTELEAFAQEMIADYAPYAFLLRAHAEKRDASIAMLNFPFDTYRSGQRTLAGSVYKTIAEGVNLFAKAPTGIGKTVSTLFPAIKAIGEGLVRRVYYVTARTTTRAAAEEAYARMQAQGLHMHVVTLTAKDKICFKDENDCDAGLCSMCKGYYDRINGAVSDILANETLMTRAVIEHYARKHKVCPFEFSLDVAYASDGIISDYNYVFDPRISLKRLLEEHKRKGVVLVDEAHNLVERGRDMFSAEILKSSFLELKREFKLLSPEIAVAASAVNAHMITLRKQYADTGKAVETAAPQEVLELLVPFVEAAERELVTGGSTSHASGEGTAYALLLDTYFTAQNMLRIAALYDERYVTYVEAGRSEVRVKLFCLDPSHLLGQAIKGYRSAIYFSATLTPLAYYRDMLGANEEDYTLQVPSPFHQEQWDVRLLPLSIRYRDRERSKGAIADMLAALVVERKGNILVFFPSYPYLREVYEEFMLRDVSANTLVQSPGMTEPERDQFLEAFQPGQEHTLLGFAVLGGVFAEGVDLPGDRLNGVVVVGVGLPQIGAERDVLRNYFSEQGRNGFNYAYVYPGMNKVLQAGGRLIRTEHDEGLLILVDDRFAKEPYASLLPDEWQSYRLMEQAGLRKEWIDYEL; encoded by the coding sequence ATGACCGGAACGGGTGATCGTATGAAGGAACCAATTCACATATCGGTGCGTCCACTTGTGGAATATGTGCATCGGAGCGGCAGCATTCATAGCGGCTTTCGATCGAATAGCAGTATGCTCGAAGGAACTCGCGTGCATCAGGTTATCCAGAAAGGTTACAAGGAGCATGACCGCAAAGAGGTACATTTACGTACAGAAATTCCGTATAAGGACGAATTGTTTATCATTGAAGGCCGCTGTGACGGACTGATTGAGCTGGATGGCGTATGGACGGTCGATGAAATTAAATCGATCTCTTTGCCACTCGAAGATATTCAGGGTGACGGCCAACCTGTACACTGGGCACAAGCATTTCTGTATGCCTATATGATTGCTCGTGAGGAACAACATCATTCGATGCAGGTGCAGCTTACTTATGTACAGGCACACAGTGAAGACATTCGCCGATTCAGACGGGAACTATCCTTTACTGAGCTAGAAGCTTTTGCACAGGAGATGATTGCTGATTATGCTCCGTATGCATTTCTGCTGAGAGCACATGCGGAAAAGCGGGATGCCAGCATTGCTATGTTGAACTTTCCCTTTGACACGTATCGTTCGGGTCAGCGAACGCTCGCGGGTTCGGTGTACAAGACGATTGCCGAAGGGGTTAACCTGTTTGCCAAAGCACCTACAGGTATTGGTAAAACGGTATCCACCTTGTTTCCTGCGATCAAGGCGATCGGCGAAGGATTGGTGAGACGAGTATATTATGTGACGGCTCGTACCACCACTCGGGCAGCAGCCGAAGAAGCTTACGCCAGAATGCAGGCTCAAGGGCTGCACATGCATGTGGTGACATTGACTGCGAAGGATAAAATTTGCTTCAAGGATGAAAATGATTGTGATGCTGGATTATGCAGCATGTGCAAGGGCTATTACGACCGGATCAACGGCGCGGTTTCCGATATTTTGGCGAATGAGACGTTAATGACTCGGGCGGTGATTGAGCATTATGCGCGCAAGCATAAGGTATGTCCCTTTGAATTTTCGCTGGATGTGGCGTATGCCTCGGATGGTATAATCAGTGATTATAATTATGTTTTCGATCCACGGATTTCTTTGAAAAGATTGCTGGAGGAGCACAAGCGAAAAGGTGTTGTACTGGTGGATGAGGCGCATAATCTGGTCGAACGCGGCCGGGACATGTTTTCGGCGGAAATTTTGAAATCTTCTTTTCTGGAACTGAAACGAGAATTTAAATTGCTAAGCCCAGAAATTGCGGTGGCTGCGAGTGCAGTGAACGCACATATGATTACGCTACGCAAGCAATATGCAGATACAGGAAAAGCAGTAGAGACAGCAGCACCGCAAGAGGTGCTGGAGCTGTTGGTGCCTTTTGTGGAAGCAGCTGAACGTGAACTGGTAACGGGGGGCAGCACAAGCCATGCAAGCGGTGAGGGTACAGCTTATGCATTGCTTCTAGATACGTATTTTACCGCTCAGAATATGCTGCGAATTGCAGCTTTATATGATGAGCGGTACGTTACTTATGTGGAAGCAGGGCGCAGTGAAGTGAGGGTCAAGCTGTTCTGCCTCGATCCTTCTCACTTGTTGGGACAAGCTATTAAGGGCTATCGCTCAGCCATTTATTTTTCCGCGACGTTGACACCGCTTGCTTATTACCGGGACATGCTCGGAGCAAACGAGGAAGATTATACGTTACAGGTTCCTTCGCCCTTCCATCAGGAGCAGTGGGATGTACGTCTGCTGCCGCTCTCCATCCGTTATCGGGATCGTGAGCGTTCCAAAGGGGCGATTGCGGATATGCTGGCTGCATTGGTTGTGGAACGGAAAGGAAATATCCTTGTATTTTTCCCGTCCTATCCATATCTGCGTGAGGTGTATGAGGAATTCATGCTTCGGGACGTGTCCGCAAATACGTTGGTACAAAGTCCGGGGATGACCGAACCAGAGCGGGATCAATTCCTAGAGGCCTTCCAGCCTGGGCAAGAGCACACCTTGCTTGGCTTTGCCGTATTGGGTGGTGTGTTTGCTGAAGGTGTCGATTTACCTGGGGATCGCTTAAATGGGGTAGTGGTCGTCGGCGTCGGCTTGCCGCAAATTGGAGCAGAGCGGGATGTGCTGCGGAATTATTTTTCGGAACAGGGACGGAATGGTTTCAACTATGCGTATGTATATCCGGGAATGAACAAGGTTCTTCAGGCAGGTGGCAGACTGATTCGCACAGAGCACGACGAAGGATTGCTGATCCTGGTAGATGATCGTTTTGCCAAGGAACCATATGCTTCTTTGCTGCCTGACGAATGGCAAAGCTACCGGCTGATGGAACAAGCGGGATTAAGGAAGGAATGGATAGACTATGAACTTTAA
- a CDS encoding phage baseplate assembly protein V, whose translation MGLAGTMLTYGNIRVNAPYEIIRLLDFELTQKINEHGKVYITALIPDEDHAKYDGLAYDEDVLEVYETDEDRGTVSIFKGMVTNIRIAFKNGVYHMYLEAASFTYLLDQQRKNRSFQNSNLTYYQLFRELIDAYPHGDFIDLADSDQKLGGFTIQYEESDWEFLKRMASHLQTGLIAEITSVFPRLWLGTSKEQVKGELRSINFSLQKTKSGPQYTYAEVEDTKRFELGDVVVFQRKHWVIDRIHAEMKQGIMTYDYVLVPEEGIPREVIHNQFIKGTSIEGKVIDLNSENESVKLHLSVDSMQSKVEGCWFSYPTMYTGDGIGWHCMPELGDHVHLYFPSNKEKEARVVQSLRKRDYKGDEISKPSRKLFHTKTQKVARFDDKEVALSTQKEKILVRLNPASGIHVYSHHDLTFHADTDLVLHGKKVQMTATREISLTCKSSYIRTDGTLHIKASKLMKNQVPDAELKAYKSLVQELKGKGYPQWVQDLLLQYKTDYYKAVAAGDKKGAKEAAATAKQLRQQVAEIDRMPAWARAQMHEYTSQWWEAHSANDKAKQKQMHLLANQLRDNVLINELIRGHSAKSYLDANRLEELSGQYSDAAHKLTVADQKALAKEAAALRSKYGVNSQLARENLNKLAKKYPDSFSYKLPTTGEWDKELNAALQDFAKKYGLENKGYGRDVLAVYLHQVANGILPWPKVSKAATPAAPTTKTEPGKKTPTTPEKPSKEETKPLDPKDYKDGLVAVKKIESYISSKGIKGNQAQALYRVNDYTNNSIIQKKLSSNRKAPLVFFFEGDGSYSHKQEDHPEGRYGAMAIVVIDGEIKYTSKNASTLPDYESKDKTVKDGVYEFVGGLHRGSYPALRMRDGAAVPATKGSQKKDTTAEGVNIHKGYNTDTKGRPTSTACITVHKDEYVRFLSSLGVVKNSLNEKPNPVKGLAILDRKDRSK comes from the coding sequence ATGGGACTGGCAGGAACTATGCTGACTTATGGAAATATTAGAGTGAATGCACCGTATGAAATTATCAGGCTGCTTGATTTTGAATTGACACAGAAGATAAATGAGCACGGCAAGGTGTACATCACTGCTCTCATACCGGATGAGGATCATGCAAAGTATGATGGACTAGCTTACGATGAAGATGTGCTAGAGGTATATGAGACGGATGAAGACCGAGGGACAGTTAGCATCTTTAAAGGAATGGTCACCAATATTAGAATTGCATTCAAAAATGGCGTATATCACATGTACCTTGAGGCTGCGTCTTTTACATATTTATTGGATCAACAACGGAAAAACCGTTCGTTTCAAAACAGCAACTTGACGTATTATCAACTGTTCCGCGAACTTATAGATGCCTATCCACATGGGGATTTTATTGACCTGGCGGACAGCGATCAAAAGCTGGGCGGCTTTACTATTCAGTATGAGGAGAGTGATTGGGAGTTTCTAAAAAGAATGGCCTCTCATCTGCAAACTGGACTCATTGCCGAGATTACATCCGTATTCCCGAGATTATGGTTAGGTACCTCAAAAGAACAGGTAAAAGGTGAACTGCGCAGCATTAACTTTTCCCTCCAAAAAACAAAGTCAGGTCCCCAGTATACATATGCTGAAGTAGAGGATACGAAGCGTTTTGAACTTGGAGATGTCGTCGTGTTTCAACGAAAGCATTGGGTTATTGATCGGATTCATGCAGAGATGAAGCAAGGTATTATGACCTATGACTATGTTCTCGTTCCAGAAGAAGGCATTCCGAGGGAGGTTATACATAATCAGTTTATTAAAGGTACCTCTATTGAAGGGAAAGTTATTGATTTAAATAGTGAAAACGAATCCGTTAAACTTCACTTGTCCGTGGATTCTATGCAGTCCAAAGTCGAAGGGTGCTGGTTCTCTTATCCCACCATGTATACCGGTGATGGGATCGGTTGGCATTGCATGCCTGAGCTTGGGGATCATGTCCATTTGTATTTTCCATCTAACAAAGAAAAGGAAGCTCGTGTAGTCCAATCTCTGCGTAAGAGAGACTACAAAGGAGATGAAATCAGCAAGCCGTCAAGAAAGCTATTTCATACCAAAACTCAAAAAGTGGCGAGATTCGACGACAAAGAAGTGGCACTTTCCACCCAAAAAGAAAAGATACTTGTGCGCTTGAATCCAGCTTCCGGTATTCACGTCTATAGTCATCACGATCTTACATTTCACGCCGATACAGACTTGGTGCTGCATGGCAAAAAGGTACAAATGACCGCTACTCGCGAAATATCTCTGACGTGCAAAAGCAGCTATATCCGAACCGATGGAACGCTTCATATCAAGGCTAGTAAGCTCATGAAAAATCAGGTGCCTGATGCCGAACTGAAAGCCTATAAGTCCCTAGTTCAAGAATTGAAAGGGAAGGGATATCCGCAATGGGTGCAGGACTTGCTGCTTCAATATAAAACGGACTACTACAAAGCCGTGGCAGCCGGGGACAAAAAAGGGGCCAAGGAAGCAGCAGCCACGGCCAAGCAATTGCGTCAGCAGGTGGCAGAAATAGATCGTATGCCTGCCTGGGCCAGAGCGCAAATGCACGAATACACGTCCCAGTGGTGGGAAGCGCACAGCGCAAACGACAAGGCCAAGCAAAAGCAGATGCATCTTCTCGCCAACCAACTGCGTGACAATGTGCTAATCAACGAGCTGATTCGTGGGCATTCAGCCAAATCCTATCTGGATGCGAATCGGCTGGAGGAGCTGTCCGGGCAATATTCAGATGCAGCCCATAAGCTGACCGTTGCTGATCAAAAGGCTTTAGCCAAGGAAGCGGCTGCTCTGCGAAGTAAGTATGGCGTGAACAGCCAGCTTGCCAGGGAGAATTTGAACAAGCTTGCCAAGAAGTATCCAGACAGCTTCTCGTACAAGCTACCAACTACAGGCGAATGGGATAAGGAGCTTAACGCTGCATTGCAAGATTTTGCGAAAAAATACGGCCTGGAGAATAAGGGCTATGGCCGTGATGTGCTCGCAGTGTACCTGCATCAAGTAGCCAATGGTATCCTTCCATGGCCTAAGGTTAGCAAGGCTGCAACGCCAGCAGCTCCAACAACGAAAACGGAACCGGGCAAGAAGACGCCGACTACTCCTGAAAAGCCGTCGAAGGAGGAAACGAAGCCATTAGATCCTAAGGATTATAAAGATGGATTAGTGGCGGTGAAAAAGATTGAAAGCTATATAAGTAGTAAGGGCATAAAAGGCAATCAGGCCCAAGCACTGTACAGAGTAAACGATTACACGAATAATAGTATCATTCAAAAGAAACTGTCCTCGAACCGTAAAGCACCACTCGTGTTTTTCTTTGAAGGAGACGGCTCATACAGTCATAAGCAAGAAGACCACCCGGAAGGTCGATATGGAGCTATGGCAATTGTGGTGATAGACGGCGAGATTAAGTATACAAGTAAAAACGCCAGCACACTTCCTGATTATGAGAGCAAGGATAAAACGGTTAAAGATGGAGTGTATGAGTTTGTAGGGGGGTTGCATCGGGGGTCTTATCCTGCTTTGCGTATGCGGGATGGTGCAGCAGTTCCAGCAACCAAGGGAAGCCAAAAAAAGGATACCACAGCAGAAGGCGTAAATATACACAAAGGCTATAATACGGATACTAAAGGTAGGCCGACTTCGACGGCTTGTATAACGGTCCATAAAGACGAGTATGTAAGATTTCTGAGTTCGTTAGGCGTAGTGAAGAATTCATTGAATGAAAAACCTAATCCTGTAAAAGGACTAGCTATTCTTGATCGGAAGGATAGATCAAAGTGA